Proteins encoded by one window of Anaerosporomusa subterranea:
- the ftsH gene encoding ATP-dependent zinc metalloprotease FtsH: MNKFFRNVSFYLLIIIIAISIIDYYSSRTTTKQEITYTQFIRLVEEQKVEKVTIVENTIRGKQKDGPEFTTVTPNDPTLIDTLRTKNVEIKAEQPPQPPWWTTVFSSLLPMLLLIGVWFFIMQQTQGGGNRVMSFGKSRAKLHGEDKIKITFNDVAGADEAKEELQEVVEFLKHPKKFNDLGARIPKGVLLFGPPGTGKTLLARAVAGEAGTPFFSISGSDFVEMFVGVGASRVRDLFEQAKKSAPCIVFIDEIDAVGRQRGAGLGGGHDEREQTLNQLLVEMDGFGLNEGIIIIAATNRPDILDPALLRPGRFDRQVVVDKPDVRGRADILKVHVRGKPLSKDTDLEVLARRTPGFTGADLSNLVNEAALLAARRNKKKIEMNELEEAVERVVAGPERKSKVISDKEKKLTAYHEAGHALVGMLLTHTDPVHKVSIIPRGRAGGYTLMLPKEDRYYATKSELHDQIKTFLGGRVAEALILNEISTGAQNDLERATELVRKMITEFGMSEVLGPITFGRRQEQVFLGRDISRDRNYSEEVASAIDKEVRRMIEDAYKKTEEMLKTNIDKLHLIAQALLERETLEAEQLDQLLKDGKITDSDNVADSDNPALVAPLSETVETLQQQTEETKPKIVYIR, translated from the coding sequence TTGAATAAATTTTTTCGGAACGTCAGCTTTTATCTGCTGATTATCATTATTGCGATTTCCATAATTGATTACTATTCCTCGCGAACGACCACCAAGCAGGAAATCACATACACACAGTTCATTCGCCTGGTGGAAGAACAGAAAGTCGAGAAAGTTACTATTGTTGAAAACACTATCCGCGGTAAGCAGAAGGACGGTCCTGAGTTCACTACGGTAACACCGAATGACCCGACTTTGATTGACACACTGCGGACAAAGAATGTTGAGATTAAGGCTGAACAACCGCCACAGCCGCCATGGTGGACAACGGTGTTTTCCTCTTTGTTGCCGATGCTATTGCTAATTGGTGTTTGGTTTTTCATCATGCAGCAAACGCAAGGTGGTGGAAACCGAGTCATGTCGTTTGGCAAGTCACGAGCTAAACTGCATGGCGAGGACAAAATCAAGATCACATTTAACGATGTTGCCGGGGCAGACGAAGCCAAAGAGGAATTGCAGGAAGTCGTTGAGTTCCTTAAACATCCCAAAAAGTTTAATGATCTTGGTGCCCGTATTCCTAAAGGGGTCTTGCTGTTTGGACCTCCCGGCACAGGCAAGACGCTGCTAGCGCGGGCTGTCGCTGGTGAAGCGGGAACTCCGTTTTTCAGTATCAGTGGTTCAGACTTTGTGGAGATGTTTGTCGGCGTAGGCGCATCTCGAGTTCGCGATTTGTTTGAACAGGCGAAAAAGAGTGCTCCTTGTATTGTGTTCATTGATGAGATCGACGCAGTTGGACGCCAGCGCGGCGCCGGCTTAGGCGGCGGTCATGATGAGCGGGAACAAACCCTCAACCAGCTACTGGTGGAAATGGACGGCTTTGGCCTGAATGAAGGTATTATCATTATTGCCGCAACCAACCGGCCGGACATTCTTGACCCGGCGCTCTTGCGCCCAGGTCGCTTTGACCGTCAGGTTGTAGTTGATAAGCCTGATGTCAGAGGTCGCGCAGATATCCTCAAAGTGCATGTTCGTGGCAAACCGCTTTCCAAAGATACCGATCTTGAAGTTCTTGCACGTCGCACGCCTGGATTTACAGGCGCCGATCTCAGCAACTTGGTTAACGAAGCCGCCTTGCTGGCAGCTCGCCGTAACAAGAAGAAAATTGAAATGAACGAATTAGAAGAAGCGGTTGAACGAGTAGTTGCTGGCCCTGAGCGTAAGAGCAAAGTGATTAGCGATAAAGAGAAAAAACTGACTGCGTATCATGAAGCTGGTCATGCACTGGTTGGCATGCTGTTGACCCATACAGACCCTGTACACAAGGTTTCCATCATTCCCCGCGGGCGGGCTGGCGGCTATACGTTGATGCTGCCAAAAGAAGATCGTTACTATGCAACAAAATCAGAACTGCACGACCAAATTAAGACATTTCTCGGCGGTCGGGTGGCAGAGGCACTGATTTTGAACGAAATATCGACTGGCGCGCAAAATGATTTAGAACGTGCAACCGAGTTGGTACGTAAAATGATTACAGAGTTTGGCATGAGCGAAGTACTGGGACCAATTACTTTTGGTCGTCGCCAAGAACAGGTCTTTTTGGGCCGCGATATTTCCCGCGATCGCAACTATAGTGAAGAGGTCGCCTCTGCGATCGACAAAGAAGTACGCCGTATGATTGAGGACGCCTATAAAAAGACGGAAGAAATGCTAAAAACCAACATTGATAAATTGCATTTAATTGCCCAGGCGCTGCTTGAACGGGAGACTCTTGAGGCTGAGCAACTTGATCAATTGTTGAAAGATGGCAAGATAACCGATTCTGATAATGTTGCTGATAGTGATAACCCAGCCCTGGTTGCCCCGCTTAGCGAGACTGTGGAAACGCTGCAACAGCAAACTGAGGAAACAAAGCCTAAGATTGTCTATATCCGATAA
- the tilS gene encoding tRNA lysidine(34) synthetase TilS, producing MIINKVRDFIIAHQLIQSGEHVLAACSGGPDSLALVDILRQIRLEFGFELAVGHVDHMFRGKASAADAQFVRDYCQRHGLVCFSTAINVPQYLLEQGGSSQDTGRKLRYEYLRETAQTWGNAKIATGHHRDDQAETILLHLFRGSGGAGLSGMHAQAGRIIRPLLSLTRQEIEDYCQQHALEPRQDLSNLKTDYLRNKIRLRIIPQLEAAVGSSVREPLCRVGQILADEQKFLNESAQAIWPNLTRETPDATCVYTEPLSKLHIALKRVIFRLLIEKKQGNLTGITFHHVEKLIEMADSWPVGSKFDLPGGWRAEREYDAIQVRRREVCSVSRGIAPPGVRLLIPGETEVSELGVRVRASVQTYLPQHIDSATAVFDLAALQQPLFVRSRQPGDRFSPRGMQGDKKLKDFFIDKKVPRSLRDQVPVFCDSHGVIFWLGGLRGSRQGQTTAATTEYLVLQIIGIQEALP from the coding sequence ATGATCATCAATAAGGTGAGAGACTTTATTATCGCACATCAGCTAATTCAGTCAGGCGAACATGTGCTGGCTGCCTGCTCGGGAGGACCGGACTCGCTGGCACTGGTAGATATACTTAGGCAAATCAGACTAGAATTCGGTTTTGAGCTTGCTGTTGGTCATGTAGATCATATGTTTCGAGGCAAAGCCTCAGCTGCAGATGCTCAGTTTGTCAGAGACTACTGTCAGAGGCATGGCTTAGTCTGTTTCTCAACAGCGATTAATGTTCCTCAGTATCTGCTTGAGCAAGGCGGCTCATCACAGGATACGGGTAGAAAACTGCGCTATGAATACTTGCGTGAGACAGCCCAAACCTGGGGCAATGCGAAAATTGCTACAGGCCATCACCGGGATGATCAGGCAGAAACGATTTTACTGCATCTGTTCAGAGGCTCAGGCGGAGCTGGTTTAAGTGGTATGCATGCGCAAGCTGGCCGCATAATCCGTCCGCTTTTGTCGCTGACGCGCCAGGAGATTGAAGACTACTGTCAACAACACGCTTTGGAGCCGCGGCAAGATTTGTCCAACCTGAAAACTGACTATCTGCGTAATAAGATCCGCTTGCGCATTATTCCCCAGTTAGAAGCAGCAGTCGGTAGCAGTGTACGTGAGCCGCTTTGCCGAGTTGGGCAAATCCTCGCAGATGAGCAGAAATTTTTAAACGAGTCGGCACAAGCTATTTGGCCAAACCTGACGCGAGAGACCCCGGATGCAACTTGCGTGTATACAGAACCACTGTCAAAATTGCATATTGCCCTGAAAAGGGTGATTTTTCGACTGCTAATTGAAAAAAAACAGGGCAATCTAACAGGAATAACCTTTCATCATGTGGAAAAATTGATAGAAATGGCTGATAGCTGGCCTGTAGGCAGCAAATTCGATCTCCCGGGCGGCTGGAGAGCCGAGCGAGAATATGATGCCATTCAAGTTCGCCGCAGGGAGGTTTGCTCAGTTTCGCGGGGAATTGCTCCGCCAGGTGTACGGCTGCTGATACCTGGAGAGACCGAGGTTAGCGAGCTTGGAGTGCGGGTCAGGGCATCTGTGCAGACCTACTTGCCCCAACACATTGACTCAGCTACTGCTGTGTTTGATTTAGCTGCGCTGCAGCAACCGCTGTTTGTCAGAAGTCGTCAACCGGGTGATCGATTTTCTCCACGCGGCATGCAGGGCGATAAAAAACTGAAAGATTTCTTTATCGATAAGAAAGTTCCTCGCAGTCTGCGCGATCAAGTACCGGTTTTTTGCGATAGTCATGGCGTTATTTTCTGGCTGGGAGGACTACGGGGCTCCCGGCAAGGCCAGACAACTGCGGCAACAACAGAGTATCTAGTTCTACAAATTATTGGAATACAGGAGGCACTACCGTGA
- a CDS encoding biotin--[acetyl-CoA-carboxylase] ligase, translating to MRAEILRLLRQNAGGYVSGEDISKVLNVSRTAIWKHMQALKDEGYEISSHPRLGYCLQTVPDLLLPNEICPRLTTDFIGHSIHYYTTVSSTNNEAKRLANEGCPEGTIVLAEEQKVGRGRLARGWFSPFAKGIWLSVVLRPKFPPQEAPKCTLLAAVAMARAVRATGVNCGIKWPNDILYNGKKLVGILTEMNAEMDAINYVVIGMGINVNTDASEFPEELRDIATSLSSVLGRTVSRTDLLIALLHELELLYTQAGEEGFSPILAEWRKLSATLGQPVDVFGITRCFSGIALDIDEDGALIVQTEAGLEKVIAGDVSVRAKSQEEK from the coding sequence TTGAGGGCGGAAATTTTACGTTTGCTACGGCAAAACGCCGGTGGATACGTTTCCGGTGAAGATATTTCAAAAGTACTAAACGTTTCACGGACGGCTATTTGGAAGCATATGCAAGCACTGAAAGATGAAGGCTATGAGATCAGTTCCCATCCGCGATTGGGATATTGCTTGCAAACAGTTCCGGATTTACTGCTGCCGAATGAAATATGCCCGCGTCTGACTACTGACTTCATAGGCCATTCTATACACTATTACACTACTGTTAGTTCGACAAATAATGAGGCAAAACGCTTAGCTAATGAAGGCTGCCCGGAAGGAACTATCGTGTTAGCGGAAGAGCAGAAGGTGGGTCGGGGGCGATTGGCGAGAGGTTGGTTTTCACCATTTGCCAAGGGAATCTGGCTTTCTGTTGTTCTGCGTCCTAAGTTTCCACCACAGGAAGCACCAAAATGTACTTTGCTTGCAGCGGTGGCGATGGCCAGGGCTGTTCGGGCGACGGGAGTAAACTGCGGGATTAAATGGCCAAACGATATTCTCTATAATGGCAAGAAACTGGTTGGGATTTTGACTGAGATGAATGCCGAAATGGATGCAATTAACTATGTAGTCATCGGCATGGGGATTAATGTAAATACCGATGCCAGCGAATTCCCTGAAGAGCTTCGTGATATTGCTACTTCGCTCTCTTCTGTCCTCGGACGGACAGTCTCGCGTACAGACTTACTGATTGCTTTGCTCCATGAGCTGGAGTTGCTATATACACAAGCTGGAGAAGAAGGCTTTTCACCGATTTTAGCAGAGTGGCGCAAGCTTTCGGCGACTCTCGGGCAGCCTGTTGATGTTTTTGGTATCACCCGCTGTTTCAGTGGGATCGCGCTCGACATCGATGAAGACGGAGCGCTCATCGTACAAACAGAAGCCGGTCTTGAAAAAGTGATTGCAGGCGATGTATCTGTTCGGGCGAAGTCGCAGGAGGAAAAATAA
- the panF gene encoding sodium/pantothenate symporter — protein MQWEIIIVMFVYLAAMFLIGVWSARETVKAKGGFIEQYFLGGRGMGGFILAMTLTTTYISAGSFIAGPGMAYSMGLGWVLLSMSQLPVGYLVLGVLGKRFAIVARKIHAVTIIDFLKERYQSKTVVILSAIGILLFFLAAISVQFIGGARLFESMTGLPYQTALFVFAGVVIGYVTIGGFRAVVLTDTAQGIVMFVGTVILIAGVFMYGGGVRPIMDKLMAINPDLITPYGVKSFITVPWIVSFWILVGFGVIGLPQVAVRGMAYKSSKAMHNAIIIGTIFTGFLMLGMHLVGAVGQAILPNIKVADTVIPEITKTTLNPWLAGIFLTAPLAAIMSTVSSQLLVLSSTICKDLYINYINPNPNEAFVRKLSFFITALAGLTVFLLSYNPPDFLVWLNLFALAGMETVFLWPTLLGLYWKRANDAGAISSILVGVSSYLYCHYYWSRPFGAHTIILPLILALVVFIVVSLMTRPPRPETIRKFWG, from the coding sequence ATGCAGTGGGAAATAATTATTGTTATGTTCGTATACTTAGCAGCTATGTTTCTGATTGGTGTGTGGAGCGCAAGAGAGACTGTTAAAGCCAAAGGCGGTTTTATCGAACAGTATTTTCTCGGCGGGCGCGGCATGGGCGGTTTTATACTGGCTATGACTCTGACTACTACATATATTAGTGCTGGCAGTTTCATCGCTGGGCCAGGTATGGCCTATTCTATGGGGCTAGGGTGGGTATTGCTGTCTATGTCCCAACTGCCGGTCGGTTACTTGGTGCTGGGAGTACTCGGCAAGCGTTTTGCAATTGTAGCTAGAAAAATTCATGCTGTGACGATAATCGATTTCTTAAAGGAACGTTATCAGAGCAAGACTGTGGTAATTTTATCGGCAATCGGCATTTTACTCTTCTTCTTAGCCGCTATTTCAGTCCAGTTTATCGGTGGAGCCCGGCTATTTGAATCAATGACAGGTCTTCCTTATCAAACAGCACTATTTGTTTTTGCCGGGGTAGTTATTGGTTATGTTACTATCGGCGGCTTTCGAGCAGTTGTGTTGACAGACACAGCTCAAGGGATTGTCATGTTTGTTGGTACAGTGATTTTGATCGCCGGAGTCTTTATGTATGGAGGTGGAGTTAGGCCGATCATGGACAAGCTAATGGCGATTAATCCCGATCTGATCACCCCGTATGGTGTCAAGAGCTTTATTACGGTTCCTTGGATTGTGTCGTTTTGGATTTTGGTCGGTTTTGGCGTCATTGGGCTACCGCAAGTAGCGGTTCGTGGAATGGCCTATAAGAGCTCTAAAGCGATGCACAACGCAATTATTATCGGTACTATATTTACAGGGTTTTTAATGCTTGGCATGCATTTGGTCGGCGCGGTCGGTCAGGCAATTTTACCGAATATTAAGGTGGCCGACACTGTCATTCCGGAAATCACTAAGACAACGCTCAATCCTTGGCTAGCCGGGATTTTCCTGACAGCTCCCTTAGCAGCAATCATGTCGACAGTCAGTTCACAACTCTTGGTGTTATCAAGTACAATCTGTAAAGATTTATATATCAACTATATCAACCCTAATCCCAATGAAGCATTTGTGAGAAAGCTGAGCTTTTTCATTACGGCTTTAGCAGGATTGACGGTTTTTCTGCTTTCCTATAACCCGCCTGACTTTCTGGTTTGGCTAAATTTATTTGCGCTCGCTGGAATGGAAACAGTATTTCTCTGGCCGACACTGCTGGGCCTTTACTGGAAACGGGCTAACGATGCCGGAGCAATTTCTTCAATACTTGTTGGCGTATCCAGTTATTTGTATTGCCACTATTACTGGTCACGGCCCTTTGGCGCCCATACGATCATTCTGCCGCTGATCTTGGCGCTCGTGGTCTTCATTGTGGTAAGCTTAATGACTAGACCGCCGAGACCAGAAACGATTCGGAAATTTTGGGGGTGA
- a CDS encoding YhdT family protein codes for MKKQEFIDDPRYRIAAKEAWMAIALFLLNFCWWYAFAFWLGDQPPQEYSYILGFPAWFFWSVIVGTAVFCALAYIMVKHFYTDMPLGPDPCDSAADEGR; via the coding sequence GTGAAAAAACAAGAGTTTATTGACGACCCCCGCTATCGCATAGCAGCTAAAGAAGCCTGGATGGCGATTGCCCTATTTTTACTCAATTTCTGTTGGTGGTATGCTTTCGCTTTTTGGCTAGGGGATCAGCCGCCACAGGAATATTCCTATATCTTAGGGTTTCCTGCCTGGTTTTTTTGGAGTGTCATCGTGGGAACTGCTGTATTTTGTGCACTGGCCTACATCATGGTCAAACACTTTTACACCGATATGCCGCTGGGACCTGATCCGTGTGATTCTGCGGCTGATGAGGGGAGGTAG
- the dusB gene encoding tRNA dihydrouridine synthase DusB has product MKIGNVVIETPVVLAPMAGVTDQPFRLLAKEMGCGLVYTEMISSKGLLFHNCHTVDMLRIDERERPVSVQIFGSEPDSVAGAAKLVEAAGADIIDINMGCPTPKIVKNGEGSALMRQPALAYEILAGLVDAVRVPVTVKIRTGWDARSINAVEIAVLAEKAGVAAIAVHGRTREQFYSGQADWKIIRSVKESVSIPVIGNGDIRCSSDAAKMMAETGCDAVMIGRGAQGNPWLFRQVSHYLATGEQLSPPSFEERVNLLHRHLNMAIAYSGEYIGVREMRRHAAWYTKGLRHAAELRLRFNSAETREDFFAVFASLKAISEEEGLEVC; this is encoded by the coding sequence CTGAAGATTGGTAACGTAGTAATTGAAACACCGGTTGTTCTAGCTCCTATGGCAGGGGTGACTGATCAGCCATTTCGACTGTTGGCGAAGGAAATGGGTTGCGGACTAGTCTATACAGAGATGATCAGTAGCAAAGGACTGTTGTTTCACAATTGTCACACAGTAGACATGCTCCGTATCGATGAGAGGGAACGCCCTGTCTCCGTACAAATCTTTGGTTCTGAGCCTGATTCGGTAGCTGGCGCGGCTAAGTTAGTCGAGGCTGCCGGTGCCGATATTATCGATATAAACATGGGCTGTCCAACTCCCAAGATTGTCAAAAACGGCGAAGGGTCAGCACTGATGCGGCAACCTGCTCTGGCTTATGAAATCCTGGCTGGGCTTGTAGACGCTGTCCGAGTACCGGTCACTGTCAAAATCCGCACAGGTTGGGATGCGCGTTCCATCAATGCGGTGGAAATTGCGGTTCTGGCCGAGAAGGCAGGCGTGGCTGCGATAGCGGTGCATGGTAGAACCAGGGAGCAGTTCTACTCCGGACAAGCGGACTGGAAGATTATCCGCTCTGTCAAAGAGAGCGTTTCTATCCCGGTGATCGGCAATGGCGATATTCGCTGTTCGAGTGACGCGGCAAAGATGATGGCAGAGACAGGTTGCGACGCCGTCATGATTGGGCGTGGTGCTCAAGGCAATCCTTGGCTATTCCGCCAAGTCTCTCACTACTTAGCCACTGGTGAGCAGTTGAGCCCACCTAGCTTCGAAGAGCGGGTAAACCTCCTGCATCGTCATCTTAATATGGCGATTGCCTATTCAGGGGAATACATAGGTGTCAGAGAAATGCGGCGTCATGCCGCTTGGTATACCAAAGGCCTTAGACATGCGGCTGAGTTGCGGTTACGCTTTAATTCAGCTGAGACCAGAGAAGACTTCTTTGCGGTCTTTGCTTCATTGAAGGCTATCTCTGAAGAGGAGGGTCTGGAAGTATGCTGA
- a CDS encoding biotin transporter BioY produces MAARNMVLAGLFAALIAIGSQISFVIPPSPVPHTLQVFFVMLSGLILGSKWGSISVGLWILLGAFGLPVFAQGKAGLAAVLGPTGGFLLGFTLCAYVVGRITERFGLAYKVVAGAMVLGMIIVYTLGLVGFMACFQYFLHKPMTWEKAFMLTTLPFAPFDFVKSLFAGYIGIKVRRALIQAGYSA; encoded by the coding sequence ATGGCTGCAAGAAATATGGTATTGGCAGGGCTATTTGCAGCGTTAATTGCTATTGGTTCTCAGATTTCCTTCGTCATTCCGCCGAGCCCTGTTCCCCACACCCTTCAGGTCTTTTTTGTGATGCTGTCAGGTTTGATATTAGGCAGTAAATGGGGCTCGATCAGTGTGGGACTTTGGATTTTGCTAGGAGCCTTTGGCCTACCTGTTTTCGCTCAAGGCAAGGCCGGATTAGCGGCAGTCCTGGGACCCACGGGAGGGTTCTTGTTGGGATTCACACTTTGTGCATACGTAGTCGGGCGTATCACAGAGAGATTTGGATTGGCTTATAAGGTGGTCGCCGGCGCTATGGTCTTAGGAATGATCATCGTCTATACCCTTGGTTTAGTAGGCTTTATGGCTTGTTTTCAGTACTTTCTTCACAAACCAATGACTTGGGAAAAAGCCTTTATGCTCACTACATTACCGTTTGCGCCGTTTGATTTCGTTAAATCATTGTTTGCTGGATATATAGGCATTAAAGTGCGCCGTGCTTTGATCCAAGCTGGGTATAGCGCGTAG
- a CDS encoding helix-turn-helix domain-containing protein — MLLRIGDKLINRQKIYRTVDQILSLRCQGLSQQEVANQVGVDRTVISRLENMGEVRKGKTVALIGFPIHNCEELQQVARQEGIDYCLLLTEKQRWQFLQEKSGVELFDAIMRIIAEIRSNDTVIILGSNMRIKLIEAMLDKEVIGVQIGESPIAEDKYLEPAILRDIVRKIR, encoded by the coding sequence ATGCTGCTTCGAATTGGCGATAAGCTGATTAATCGACAAAAAATTTATCGCACAGTTGATCAGATTCTCAGCTTGCGTTGTCAGGGTTTGTCGCAACAGGAAGTCGCTAATCAGGTGGGGGTAGATCGAACAGTCATATCGCGTCTGGAGAATATGGGCGAAGTCCGCAAAGGGAAGACAGTGGCGTTAATTGGCTTTCCCATTCACAATTGCGAAGAACTTCAGCAAGTTGCTCGGCAGGAAGGTATTGATTATTGCTTACTGTTGACTGAAAAGCAGAGATGGCAGTTTCTTCAAGAAAAATCCGGGGTAGAATTGTTTGATGCTATCATGCGGATTATCGCAGAGATACGAAGTAATGATACTGTCATCATTTTGGGATCAAATATGCGGATAAAATTGATTGAAGCTATGTTGGATAAGGAAGTAATCGGCGTTCAAATCGGAGAATCGCCGATTGCTGAAGATAAGTATCTGGAACCGGCAATCTTGCGCGATATCGTACGGAAGATCCGGTAA
- a CDS encoding CDP-alcohol phosphatidyltransferase family protein: MAKRWSPNVLTATRLVLGVASITATVNSYWLVAAGFVFLAALYDNWANRLARRLNTTAEFARDIDMLSDLLVFGLAPATLYFFAQFSENGLTGYLLALVYPAACAFRLARYTVAGAKVYYPSDPLPVAGPALSGLALVGSMLPTTVHVMIIILASVLVIANVRVPRLW, translated from the coding sequence ATGGCAAAGCGCTGGAGTCCGAATGTGTTGACAGCGACTAGGTTAGTTTTAGGAGTTGCCTCTATAACAGCAACAGTAAACAGTTATTGGCTGGTTGCCGCAGGATTTGTTTTTCTGGCCGCGCTATATGACAACTGGGCGAATCGTCTGGCAAGACGATTGAACACAACTGCTGAGTTTGCGCGCGATATCGACATGTTGTCAGACTTACTCGTGTTTGGCTTAGCGCCTGCAACGCTCTACTTTTTTGCCCAGTTTTCAGAGAACGGCCTGACAGGATATCTGCTGGCATTAGTGTATCCGGCAGCTTGTGCGTTTCGTCTTGCCCGCTATACGGTTGCTGGCGCCAAAGTCTATTATCCTAGCGATCCGCTGCCTGTGGCTGGTCCGGCTTTATCTGGTTTGGCGCTTGTAGGCTCAATGTTACCAACTACGGTTCATGTGATGATTATCATCTTAGCATCAGTCTTAGTGATAGCAAATGTAAGAGTTCCTAGACTGTGGTAA
- a CDS encoding type III pantothenate kinase — protein MLLVFDIGNTNIVLGVYKGTELLNHWRVSTDRIKTSDEYAMLINNLFQFSGIEINQIKAVAISSVVPPLTVPLSRMSQRYFGLDPLVVGPGTKTGMSIKYENPREVGADRIVNAVAAYEKYGGPLIVVDFGTATTFCAIAANGDYLGGAIAPGIGISTEALFQRAAKLPRIELVKPRSVICRNTITSMQSGIIFGFVGQVDEIVRRMEDELGQKPYVVATGGLANLMAQESRTIQFVEPFLTLEGLRILYERNLS, from the coding sequence ATGCTTTTGGTATTTGATATTGGCAATACGAATATTGTGCTTGGCGTGTATAAAGGAACTGAGTTATTGAATCATTGGCGGGTATCCACTGATCGTATAAAAACCAGTGATGAATATGCCATGCTGATCAATAACTTGTTTCAATTCTCCGGGATTGAAATTAATCAGATTAAGGCGGTAGCTATTTCATCAGTTGTCCCGCCGCTAACTGTGCCGCTTTCCCGGATGTCGCAGCGTTATTTTGGATTGGATCCGCTAGTTGTCGGACCAGGTACCAAGACCGGGATGAGTATTAAGTACGAGAACCCCCGGGAAGTTGGTGCCGACCGGATTGTTAATGCGGTTGCAGCCTATGAAAAATATGGCGGCCCGCTTATTGTCGTTGATTTTGGAACAGCTACGACTTTTTGCGCCATTGCAGCCAACGGCGATTATTTGGGTGGAGCGATTGCGCCAGGGATTGGCATCTCCACAGAAGCCTTATTTCAGCGGGCAGCTAAATTGCCGCGCATCGAGCTGGTTAAACCTCGCAGCGTTATTTGCCGTAATACGATAACCAGCATGCAATCAGGCATTATTTTTGGGTTCGTGGGTCAGGTGGACGAAATTGTTCGCCGGATGGAAGACGAACTAGGCCAAAAACCGTATGTGGTTGCCACCGGCGGTTTGGCTAATCTAATGGCCCAAGAATCGAGAACGATACAGTTTGTTGAACCGTTCTTGACACTGGAAGGCTTGCGGATTCTCTACGAGCGCAACCTTTCGTAA
- the hpt gene encoding hypoxanthine phosphoribosyltransferase has protein sequence MMNDIKEILIDKDQLAERVRELGEEISADYAGKEILMIGVLRGAVIFMADLARAISVPVALDFMAVSSYGASTSSSGVVRILKDLDEELDGRHVLIVEDIIDSGLTLNYLVENLKSRRPASVKLCTLLNKPSRRKAPVHVDYNGFTIPDYFVVGYGLDFAEKYRNLPFIGVLKPEAYGG, from the coding sequence ATGATGAATGATATTAAGGAAATATTAATTGACAAAGACCAACTGGCTGAGCGGGTCCGGGAATTGGGGGAAGAGATTTCCGCAGATTACGCTGGCAAGGAGATATTAATGATTGGTGTTTTACGGGGAGCAGTTATTTTTATGGCCGACCTGGCGAGAGCCATTTCGGTGCCGGTAGCACTTGATTTTATGGCTGTTTCTAGTTATGGAGCATCCACATCCTCAAGTGGTGTTGTCCGTATCCTCAAAGATCTTGATGAAGAGTTGGATGGACGGCATGTGCTGATTGTCGAAGACATCATTGATTCAGGTTTAACGCTTAACTATCTGGTGGAGAACTTGAAATCCCGGCGCCCTGCCAGTGTTAAACTGTGTACTTTGCTGAATAAGCCCAGCCGCCGCAAGGCGCCGGTGCATGTAGATTATAACGGCTTTACTATTCCGGACTATTTTGTGGTTGGCTATGGTCTGGACTTTGCTGAAAAATACCGCAATCTGCCTTTCATAGGAGTTTTGAAGCCTGAGGCGTACGGCGGTTAA